The genomic DNA ttgattttaattaattatttaattagatataattacttaaaaatgatttaaaaattccgaaaaataatttcgagctttaaaatattattctaaattatttccaaggctcgataattagtataaaattgtttcggagctagaattggccaaccgaaccctgtttattaacccgaaattgatctaacgacccgttttaattccgaaaaatgttttaaaagtcattttaaatacccgaaagcctatttatgacccgagacttctttataaataatatatcattgagtatgtgatgtattatgtgctatatgtgacttgttgattaactatcagtctatatattcggtgtttacttgattattacataactttcaatccgttaatcggatttgggtaaaacgaagggtagatagaagtatgtgttgaatagaactctatgagtcaattattgattgatgtttatgatatgtgagcagaagaggcaaggcgtaggaaaggaaaacaggtagttgaggaataagacaattgtgattggaagcgagagcagaatagtaagctagtaccaggcaagtgttctgaactttctcgagatattgtggtagttgataatcctgtgatattgcaagtgctttgaagcacagaaacctaaaccctgattccagttattgatcttgagccgtaacctgattctttctagaccattgattgttgtatacccaaacacgaaccacgaatctacgatattactccataaatatatacaaactaaataccaaacgctgaacttaattacttatatactcaatccatgatatcttatgctttgaaagaccaaatccttgaaaccctggaacattgattcctttgttatccaattctttcattacccagcatccaagctttgaaattaccttattgatccttacaaggattgaaaccctttcattgttaaacactcattattgttaatgattctggttattgtttattattgcttattcagttattatgttagaattggattgtttttataaaattatggaccagattcgtggtcagaccatataatggtcaagttaggccaatgtgtgccttggatccagtagttagagcaatgctgtgtgccttgctcggggttagtgcgtgactgatcagcagcctaaccttggtttttaaattaaaagtataatatccaattctaaatcataatccattgttcacttgatatcataatcatgttctattgatgatcattattctcagttttgtcattgtgacttgctgagctagttagcttatttgtgcgatgttgtttatattctttccagctaaaaaggaaccagttggtaacgaggatccccagtccagcgtgagagctaggggttcaggttgagaaagctgagctagtaggcttcttttggaataatttaagtctgtaaaagtttgtaataaggtttaatactcagtttgagtttgaatgattgggatttgaacggtatgtaatataagtagatgtgtggcttgtgtgcatactttagcctgttgcgatccgtggtagttggtaaatagggtcactgcatattattgttatctttattattgttataagcaggttataaataaggtatgtgtatgtgtgtgtggaccccaaacttctgacccgggtttggagggcgccacaagcaTGCTACATGTGTGATCCACTGATTAAATTTTGTAGTTTCGATTTATTATGGATTGTCTGTCTATCTTATATTTATCAGTAGACATTAAATCATCTTTGTGTTTTCTTCAGTTATATTGGAACCTAATTTCAAACTTTTCACTCAGTTAATTTTTCTGTATCAGGTTTTGTTATATGGCTAGAGGAGGATTCTGCTATATAGAGGATAATAAGGTATTAATGATATTGTATTCTCAAATAGTCAAATAATAAAATTTGTTCACCGGGTAATAAGATTGTAGGTGTGTTAAATTTGTCAATAATTTGAGCTCTAGACACAAGTGATGCATTTTCTTTTCCCCGAGagattaaaattataatatttcaAGTCTCTGAGCTGCTACATGTATCAATATTCAGTTTTATTTGCAGTATCCAATTACTCAAAACCATTGCTGAAGTTATATTTATAAGCTGATTATCCATAAACATAATTTCTTATTAGCCACTATGTATCTTTAAGTTTGTTGTTAGTCACTAGTCCTTTTTCTTTTACCATTCTTTTATACCATTGCGTCTATTGACATGTGACCAAACATTTTATATAATATCATGAAATATGATTTATAGTAAGGTGAAGTTACAGAAACACTAGTAGAACAAAGTATATAATTAAAACTAGCTACTGTAAGAATGAGAGATCTTTTACCCCTCCAGTTTATTCCAAGACCCAATTATCTTTTAAAGATTAATATATGTTAAAAATCATATGGATGCATTTCAAGTGTTCATCAAGATGTTTTGGCGTTCTACAAATGATGGTGAAGATGTATATGGTTTGCCAAATGAAGGTGTTGAAATTACGTTCTTTCATCTGGTAAGGTTTTAAATTATACTGATAGATAACCGAGTTGATATCACTATAGAAATGGAATTGTATTAAATGAAGGAGTTAGATATCGAGGCTCATAGAGACCCAATGGATAAGTCTCAGCCTGATCCAAGTGCTGTAGAGAGTTCTGCAGATGAGGATTTTACAGGGCTTTCAGATCTTTATTGGGTATATGCTTTATATCTCTATTACTTTTTTTTATGAAATCATATTATCATCTaacataaattttttattaattctattttatatatCAAATGTTCTGCAGTAATGAttgatattatttatttttattatagtCTAAATCATCGGCACCATTAGAACCAGACGTACACATTATCGGCCTGCAGGGTTGATTTGCTGATCTTTTGTTTGATCATGCAGAAGTCAGACTCTTCTTTAGTTTTTTGAAATTGGGTTGATTGGCTAAATTGGATGGAGTTGTCGGAATTTATGAATAGGGTATTTAAAAATTAGTATAGTATGAGTTGGCTAATGGAATGCTTGTAGTTTATTTGAAATGCATGTATAGTATGGTATGAGTAATATTTTGGTATTAGACTTGTAATTTGGATGAGTACCTTTTTATTTCTGTTTGGATATTTTTGTTGTGATGTTGCATTGTTTTAGTTCCCTGTGGCTGTAaatagtaccaggatggcatGCAATTTACAGAACATTGACATCACAATGGTACATataaaccgatgtaaaaaatgtataaaagacatcatgtaaaataatattaaatgaaaaagaactaaaaaaacaatttgaaatagtcatttgacatcggttctgaaaagaaactcaatgtattttaagtcaaataacatcggtCAGAGGAATtggctgatgttaaacaaaaagatttaacatcgaTTTCGTGAAGAAAACCAATATCTTATCCATCATTTCAAATTGGGGGGCTAATTTAAACGATGTCTGATCAAATATTTCACATTGGGCAACTAgtttaaccgatgtctgatctagcatttcacatcggtttgttcgaaagaatttaAATTAATGGCTTTTAGAGCTTGTTGATTTCATGTTCTAATGGATAAATACCACgtaatatactcatattcacctagaaatactgtaatataagctgaaatttgttgcaaagacatcacatttaatcttaaaactGATATATAACACTATAATAGACATCGactgttaaccgatgtcaaaggctgatgacatttaacttcacacgcgaagacatcagttcagattttttttaacatcagttctaaaccgatgtctgatcccatatttctagtagtgcaAGTCTATTCATGGCCTGAAACAAGCTCCCAaggattggcataaaaagtttgatgaaactgtgtTGCCATTCAGTTATATGGTTAATGAAAGTGAGAAGTGTGTCTACACCAAAGTTAAAGGTAGTGAGTGTGTTATCCTGTacctatatgtggatgacatcttattgtttggaaccaatattgagattattaacaaGATAAAAGAATTCTTGAgaaggcattttgaaatgaaggatatgggtgaggctagtgtAATTCTTGGAATAAAACTGATTCAGTCAGCTGAGGGAATAACCTtaactcaatctcattatatagagaaatctatacttcagaaatatggttattcacaatATAGAATTACTAGTACACCCTATGATCCTAAAGTTGCctttgtcaagaatacttcaggagttcgtgtgtctcagttaaggtattctcagattattgggagaTTGCAGTAccttgctaactgtactagaccagatatttcaaATTTTGTGTCTCATTTGGCTGGATATATAAGTTGTCCAAatagaactcattgggatgctcttgatagagtacttagatatctaaaaggcacaatgtaccttagtttacactacatgagatttcctggtgtgcttgaagggtacagtgatgcaacttggatagctaagaagtctggttccaatggagtgactggatatgtgttcaccttggctggtggagcaatatcctggaagtcaagcagacagactatagtGACTCAGTCTAcatttgaggctgagttgtgtaTACTAGATGCCACGGGGatggaggctgaatggttacacggacttatgtctgcgaTACCTGTAGTAAGTAGACcacttcctgctattgctattcattGTGATAGTCGAACAAGTATCGACAAGATTAGTAGTAAAAAGAATAATACTAAAGTAAAGAGACatatccaagttagactcaagtctataaggggtttagtgacagataggattatagctatagagttcataggaactcagaataatatatCGGATCCTTTGACTAAAGtactggaacctgcagtggtcctcaagtcaaggttggggatgggactgtgaacccatcataattcatcaacagtgggaacccaatacacatgagaagAGATacctcgaagtgtattcaatgtggtaataacaagctgtaaggatgaattggtagtacctttgctacgTAGATGATACTGCTGcatctgagtctatcccctgtaaacctagaaggtactgacactgctagaaaagtaagagtgttaaaactctgaatgggatcaagtcatttgacgagatagaggcagtatatctctggagatgcccatCTAAGTGAATGTAATtatgtggtcgcaattagaggagAAATGGTTATTCCTTGAAGAATTCGATTAACAAGATCGAGATAAaaccattaatgtctcaaagtcGTAGATTAAAACCATAGCcgttgacttgtcgtcgtctatggaacatggttatactaaacatattaagattcaaggtgaaacattccatctgaatcCGGTAGCTATTGAAGTAGAGAACTTAGGACGGTTCAAACCTgaaagggtaccgactctgaaaaataAGTCATGATGAGAAAAAACTGATCTCATTcctgtatggatttgtgggggattatTAGAAAAAATTGGATTTTAGATCATAGTTTTATTATGTTCTTCATGATAATCATAAAATCTAATGATCGGAAGTTGTTCCATGATATgtgaacttaaactttcatgtaaggttttaagaatttttcatAATGAAATTTATAGAAAATTAGAGTTAAACAATTAGTGGCTTGAAAGAGCTTGAAAAAAGAGAATGtgttttgtcccacattgaaaataaataaaggaggtatTGGCTTTATATAGTATCACACACATGGGTAgtgtacaactactaaggtgtgtgatggtgcATTATGTTCTTGTGTGCTTCACACGCATATACACACACGCACGTGCCGCCGCCCCGCCCCGCCACACACCGGCCCCGTCGTATGCGAGGTGACCTGGGCGAGGATCTTCTTTCAAAAGTTATAACCATTCGAACTCACTTTCAGACTTCGTGCAACTGTCTTGCAGGCTTGCTTTCACTCCAATTTAATGTGATGACTATTAGACATGCCATCTTCTTTATTGAGCAAATTCCACGGGGGAAAGAGTTTCGATAGAATTTTATAAAGGGTTTGCATGATAACTCTGTATCCTTATTGTCACTGATTTTAGACAGGTCCTCCTTTCCAAATAAGCATTTTCATTGAGATCTTTAGCCTTGAGCATGTACCATTGTGAAGCATCCTGGACCTTATTCAACAAAGGATTGACAGATTTAGGCATGATGACCCCTTTTCCTGAATAATTAGGCTTATACTGGTGTatgttttaacaaatctcgtatTGACAGAAAATTaaatttgatcaataataaactGACTGAAACTAAACTAGGCTACGAGTGCTACCTAAACTTGGGTTGTGTTTGTACCTGGTGATCGGGGATTAAGTGGGGAAATAGAATAAAAAGACCCATTGGGGTGGAGGTGTGTATATATACTTGAGTTAAAGACTTTTTTCCAGTTATGATTTGGATTTTGTATCCTCATTTAAAAATTTGAATTATGTTTGAAATTGGATTTTATCTCAACTGATAATGGAAATCTGAAAGACGCTGCGATTTAAGTTTAAAATAAATTGATCAAATTATAGAAAAAACACACTTATGGAAATTAAAATCATTAAATCAGTACAAGAAATCTCAAATTTACCAACAAAAGTTGCCAACAAAAATGTATCTGTTAACAATTATCAACTGATTGCCGACCAATTGCAAACTTTTGAAAAGTATACACAACATCAACTGTTTCAAAACGGGTGAGTAATGAAAGGTTGCCAATGAAATTTTCTGTTGGCAAAACCAAGAGTTATAACGGAATTAATAATGAATTGCCAACAGATATATAACTACAGAATACTAACAGAAAACTAATAATTTACTGAGGGATTAGTAAAGCAAACCGCATTGTCCCATTTCAGCCCTAATTGTATTCCGTTAGTAATCGGTTAATAACTATGGATACGTTATCTTTGTTTCCTTGCTAATCTTTTATGATTGTAGATTAGTTGTATTTGTTCTATTACCAATCTGTTACAATTATATATCGCTCGTGCATATTTTTGTCACTAATCTCTTGTAGAATTTTACCATATATGTCACACCCTAATTAATGTACGACAACTATATTATCATATTTGGATAAAAAATACATGCAGACTCAACGAAGAAATAAATTACGTTGGTAACCAACTAATTAATTATGAGTCACAGATTAAAGTATTGTTCGAATTATTTGTTCACGTTCTGAAAACAACAAGAAAATTTGGTGTTGGTATTTTCATTTTAAGTATATCACATGAAAGATTATAAACACAATACTCAAAACTTAGTGTCGGTAGATTTTGTATTTACCTTTCAGGTTCAAAACATACTATGAGATACacaattaatatatttaattgaattttaatatttgtaatgaacatatatatatatataataaataaatgtatattttttttaaaaataacatatgattttataataatgtatgtaaatattttaataatttaataataattctgttcaTAGTGAAGAGAAATTCATTATTTCTCTCGGGCTCATGACGAATCCTACAAGATCTACGAACAACCCGTGTTTCCTGAACATGATTACGTTTaatattttgatgtacatcctaaTCTTATTTCAACtttggttcaatgttatcatgtgatTCCAGATCTTCATCGAGATTTATTGTCCTCCCACTGGTTTTCTTAAAAAGTAGTTCTCACTCAAGAAATACAATGGTctgagcaacaaacactttgttctcgtaaggattataaaaactattcCCTTTAGTCttacttgggtatcccacaaaatagcatttATCCAATTTTGGTCAAAACTTATCTTTTGACCCACTTTGGTCCGAACTCGATTAAGTGTATATGCAATCAGTTCTAAAGCATACCTTGGAAACTGattggaagatccgcttgactcatcatcgatcgtaccatgtccaacaaggtatggtttctcctctcagaatctttATTCCATTGAGGTATTCCAAAAGTAGTAACTCATTATACAATATCCGACTCCTTCAAGAATCTCTTGAatttgaggtttaagtattcttctccacgatctgatcgtaaaattTTTATACTTTCCCATGTTGCCTTTTCTATTTTGGCCTTATTTTCTTTAAACACTTCAAAAGAGTCAGATTTATTCTTCATAAGacatacatatccatatctaatgaagtcatcagtaaatgttatgaagtagtataagctaGCCCTTACCATTATAAGTATTCTACTACATACATCACAATGTATAAGTCGTAATagttcggtggccctttcaccttatcgggtaaaagaagctttagtcattttgcaaATGAGACAAGGTTCGCATCCTTCGTATAGATTCAAAATCAAACCTTTCccagtattcatctatatgtaactcagaaatgcgttgatcatttaacgacaatgctagaagTAATGTTTTATTTGAGTCATCTTaaaacatataaattgttaactaattgtgcaacataAAAGCCTTATCACTGAAATAGAATAAAAACTGTTATctatttaaataaaatgaaaaaaCTTTCTTCTCCTAAAAAGAAATTGATATAATATCCCCACTAAAGGCGGGCATGTATTAAAAATTTACCAAGTTCTCAACTTCGCCTGATTAGCAAAATTAGGTATGGAGTTACTCCAACTAGAGCAGCAACTTTTGCTACAATTCTAATCGATACATAAAGATTGAACATTGatggtcttcttctttagatcttctaAATAAGCTTGACAGTTTACCTTTGAATCATCCGGTTATTACCATAGAAGTGAACAGTATTCGAACATGTTTCATATTCGTATTCGGTCAACAATCCAAAAGAGATTACGTAATAACTATTCATACTGTACCACCCTAATTAAACAAGTAGATGCTACACAAGATAAGTCTTATTTATTAATGGAAGCAAAAACAAGCTAAACTTAATTTATTAAACTAATAGAAGTTTAAAATCTTCAAAATAAAGTTCTCTAACAAGATTCAAAATAATATGGGATGAAACATATCTATGACTTTATTTTGAAGTAGATAAATAAGCTAAAATTTTGGCAGCACTCATCACACCCTAGCTGTACCAGTGACTACCTGTGAAAAGAAATAAACACCAGTGAGTCAAATGTCCGGTACGaaaatatcattaaaatataaaataaatgagtGTCTTTGATATAAATAATTAGGTATGAAGAGGAGTAATATGACAGTAAATATTTGAAGTCAAAGAAATAAACTAATCACACAAATCAAACAAATCGTTCAGAACAAGTAAGGTGGGTACTAGTAAGTGCATCGTACAAAACCTTTGCTCCCTCGTAAACTCTACTGAGCAAAGAATAGAATAGTGCAAACAGTGTCTTCTCCACTTATCCACAAGAAAGataaaatcaaaattttaaatattcTCACAAACAAACAAAGGTCATGATCTTAATCATGCCTCATACCCCGAGACGTGCTCGTATGCTCACATAATTGATAAGATTTTGTATCGAGAACACCAAAGACTATAAAAATTCCATGAGTAATTTACCCACATAGATAAGTTTAAGAGCCCATAAAAAATGGATACAAAATGTTGCCAACagttctgaaaataaaatatGTATGTGGCAAATCAAGTATACTCGTAGAAAACATGGATCAAAAGTGGTTAAGCAACAACAAGCATCAACTGTGGCTAAGAAAGATTAATAAGTGTACATATATCAACTAAACAAAATATGATAAGAAATAAGTACTGATGACAAAATATGATAAGGCAATAAGTATAGGGGATGGAAATGTATTTTAAATGATGAGAGAATGGAAGATTCTCGTAACTCGTATTTcttcttaaaatattttataatgcTGCTATTTAATCTAACTCCCATCTATAATATCAAAAGAAATATAACTTATAAATGCCAAATTTTAAAACCACTAAAAATTAAGTtaacaaaaaataatattttattttctatCACATGTTAGAGTGATTTAAATATATAACTACAAATATGTGAATTATATATAACTGGTTTATAGATTATAAAAGAAATTCTATTAATTTACAAAAGTAACACTTAAATCTTTAAGTACATAACTTCATAAAAAATAggtaaatataaattatacaCTCATTTAACAAGAATTGCACACAATAAATTCTAACAATAATTTGATAAATGGGCTCCATCCAAGCACTGCTGATCTTATGTAAAATAGATCAAAAGAATGAAGGACAGTATCTATATATCTACGTGGGCTATTGTGATGGATTTAATGAGATCAATTCGTGAAATTTTAACACATAGAAATCATACCTTTAATAGTGTCATATTGTTGGGTCCTAGTTGATGTTAggtaatttaaaattaaaatattaaaatgaagTCATGACACAAGAAAATTATAAGAGAAATTAATGCAAGATTTGATTGAGACTGAAAAATGAATCACATTAGTTTGAGTTTAAGCATACTCAAAAGTTTGTTGCGCGCCTTGCAAAACTGCAATACCTGCATGCAGAATCAAGAACATAGACAAGTACAGGTAGATGAGATTAAGTGATTAGAGTAAAAATTCCCAGATACCTCCTTAAGCAATTTTCACCCCGAAGAGCATGACACTAGTCTCCGGTGCTTTCCTGGAATCAATTATGTTCAAGTCACTGTCACCCTTGATATCCATCTCGAGCCTGGTATCTCCATTTCCACTGTGATTCTGTTCAAGGCCAAAGTTCTGCACCCCTTCCTTGGAATGCAATTTTTCGCCATCAGCAATGACATATTTTCCCCTGTTAGCTTCCTCAACTTGTACTCTATTAGCATTATATTCCACATCAATTGCAAAATAAGTGTGAACAGCTGACCCCGTCTCAAAAAGCTCACAATTGAAGAAAATAACTTTGTCCGCTGATCTCAGATCCTTTGCTCGCACAAAATCTTTCCAGCCACTAGATAAGACATAACTGTTACTTCCCTTACAGACACCATAGCGAAAATTCCAGAGTGTCATCGACTGGTCATAGAAAGCTAGCTTATGACCTACGTCGCTAGCAGTAAGTACCTTTTCAAATAGACAGGTACGTGTACAATCTTGTTGCCTCTGTGCCTGGAAAATATTGACAGACCTGCAAGAAAGGCTACCAGCAATGCAGACTTGTTTctgaatatttggttcttgtgcAATGTTGTCTGTCTTTCGCAAGCTTTCATCGACACTATCATATGCCATCTCTGCTTCCTCCTCTGTCTTAAAAATCCCTATGCAGGTCCAGTTATGATTTACATAAACATGTGCTGCCCAGTTCTCATTCATTAGAGCAACGACTCCCTTAGAACTCGAACTACGAATAGTTTTATCATGCCTTGCACGCTTGGTACATGATTGATTATGACTCAAACTGTTCGAACCTGAAGCTTTGCCGAACACATGTGCTGACATTCATGAGATCCTTCATTGTTTACTGCAATCACAGGAAAGTCAGTAAATGAAACAAGTTAATACATTTCATTCCTAAACTATCAAAACCTGCGGAGAAAATGATCTGCAGCAAGTAACTCATATTTAAAGTCCAAACTAGaaactggaaaggaaaaaggtttGAAGAAAACACATCCATACTTATGATTTAAACTAAAATATagaatataatgtattttttcacataagaataaaaagagatctcatttatgtatttattaattagCTCAACCAAAAAACTACTTTTGGAACTACATTTTCTGCATTCTATGTTTCCCAACTCTCTCATCCCAGTCAGGGGAGGATCTAGTAAGGTGCTATGTGGGACATGTGTCACCCTTAAacataattttatattttttataattaatttttttgaaaatatatgaaAATGCCCCCCGAAAATACAAAATTATAACAGTGTATTCACAAATTACGATCCATATATCAGTGGAATTTAATTCCTGGATCTCTCACAACCAAAGTAATAGAGGGGGTTTTCATACATCAAACATGCATCACATGTCTAAAAATTCTCAATAAAATGATCACAACCCTTTCTAGGAATAAATGTAAAAACGGGCAAATGATAGACACAAATATGCTTTAATCAATACAAGAAATGTCTCCTTTTAAACAATTACTATAATTTTGACTACACATTACATATTTGAtttgaaataaaatgttcaaatAACCTGAAAGAACACATGACACACAAAACCGCCAatcaataataaaatcaaa from Apium graveolens cultivar Ventura chromosome 5, ASM990537v1, whole genome shotgun sequence includes the following:
- the LOC141661266 gene encoding AP2/ERF and B3 domain-containing transcription factor At1g51120-like; this encodes MSAHVFGKASGSNSLSHNQSCTKRARHDKTIRSSSSKGVVALMNENWAAHVYVNHNWTCIGIFKTEEEAEMAYDSVDESLRKTDNIAQEPNIQKQVCIAGSLSCRSVNIFQAQRQQDCTRTCLFEKVLTASDVGHKLAFYDQSMTLWNFRYGVCKGSNSYVLSSGWKDFVRAKDLRSADKVIFFNCELFETGSAVHTYFAIDVEYNANRVQVEEANRGKYVIADGEKLHSKEGVQNFGLEQNHSGNGDTRLEMDIKGDSDLNIIDSRKAPETSVMLFGVKIA